The following are encoded together in the Lepidochelys kempii isolate rLepKem1 chromosome 7, rLepKem1.hap2, whole genome shotgun sequence genome:
- the LOC140915388 gene encoding uncharacterized protein: MQSSSAQVTMMESQNRKRAPAWTEREVRDLIAVWGEESVLSELCSSFRNAKTFVKISQGMKDRGHNRDPKQCRVKLKELRQAYQKTREANSRSGSEPQTCRFYDELHAILGGSATTTPAVLFDSFNGDGGNTEAGFGDEEDEEEEVVDGSQQASGETGFPDSQELFLTLDLEPVPPEPTQGCLLDPAGREGTSAGCVSMITGSSPSQRLVKLRKKKKRTRDEMFSELMLSSHTDRAQTNAWRQIMSECRKAQNDWEERWRAEESKWRAEESKWRAEDRAEAQMWRQRDERRQDSMLRLLQDQTRMLQCMVELQQRQLEHRLPLLPLCNQPPSSPSYIASTPRRPRTRWGGLRPTSDSTTEDCPKKRRLSFNKF; encoded by the exons atgcagagctcatcagcacaggtgaccatgatggagtcccagaatcgcaaaagagctccagcatggaccgaacgggaggtacgggatctgatcgctgtttggggagaggaatccgtgctatcagaactctgttccagttttcgaaatgccaaaacctttgtgaaaatctcccagggcatgaaggacagaggccataacagggacccgaagcagtgccgcgtgaaactgaaggagctgaggcaagcctaccagaaaaccagagaggcgaacagccgctctgggtcagagccccaaacatgccgcttctatgatgagctgcatgccattttagggggttcagccaccactaccccagccgtgttgtttgactccttcaatggagatggaggcaatacggaagcaggttttggggacgaagaagatgaggaggaggaggttgtagatggctcacagcaagcaagcggagaaaccggttttcccgacagccaggaactgtttctcaccctagacctggagccagtaccccccgaacccacccaaggctgcctcctggacccagcaggcagagaagggacctctg ctggatgtgtttcaatgatcacaggatcttctccttcccagaggctagtgaagcttagaaagaaaaaaaaacgcactcgagatgaaatgttctccgagctcatgctgtcctcccacactgacagagcacagacgaatgcgtggaggcaaataatgtcagagtgcaggaaagcacaaaatgactgggaggagaggtggagagctgaagagagtaagtggcgggctgaagagagtaagtggcgggcagaagacagggctgaagctcaaatgtggcggcagcgtgatgagagaaggcaggattcaatgctgaggctgctgcaggaccaaaccagaatgctccagtgtatggttgagctgcagcaaaggcagctggagcacagactgccactgctgcccctctgtaaccaaccgccctcctccccaagttacatagcctccacacccagacgcccaagaacgcggtgggggggcctccggccaaccagcgactccacaacagaggattgcccaaaaaaaagaaggctgtcattcaataaattttaa